ATTCTGTTGCGTATGATCTCAAGAGCCCGCGGCACAATATCCTCTCTGTCATCTTTCGGCACCCCTTCGGTTTCAACTTCAAGCAGGAGCCTCACGCCGCCCTGAAGATCCAGGCCGAGGCGCAGTATTTTCTGATCCGCCGCCTCGTAAAAATCCGTTTTTTTAGAATATACTCTGAAAGACGGTACAAGATAATAAACCGCAGCGGCTATGACGCAGAGGATGAAGATTATTTTGTATTGTAAGTTACGGGGCATATTTCAAGTTGTCATTTTTTTATCCCAGCGGCCGGATAGATGGAGCTGACGGAGTTTTTTGTCAGTCGCATGTTGGTGTTGCTTCCGGTGCTGATGACTATTTCTTTTTCTTCTATGCTCTCAATTATCCCGATGATCCCGCCGGATGTGACGATTTTATTCCCTTTCTTGAGGGCGCCGAGCATCTTCAGATGTTCTTTCGCCTGTTTCTGCTGGGGCCGTATCAGAAGGAAATAGAAAATAACGAATATGAATATCAGCGGCATAAAATCCTGTAATCCGGGCTGTTTCGCGGTGGTACCGGCGTATAACAAAGTCTCAAAAAACATTAATTTTCCCCCTTCCAATTTTTCATGAATTTTTTCTTTTCTTCCGGGAAGGTCCCTTTCTTTATGGATTCTCGGATAAGCCGCATCAAGTCTATCATAAAAGATATGTTGTGTAAAGAAGTCAGTGTCTGGGCGAGCATTTCCCTGACATTGAAAAGATGGTGTATGTAGCTGCGCGAATACCTTGAACATGCGTGGCAGGCGCATTCGGGGTCTATGGGGCGGGGGTCGTTCTTGAAGGCGCTGTTACGTAGATTCATCTTGCCGGAGAATGTGAAGGCCTGGGCGTTTCTTCCGTTTCTCGTCGGCAGAACACAGTCCATCATGTCCGCGCCCATCTCCACCGTGTCCCATATCTCAGGGGCCGGGCCCATCCCCATGACATAGCGGGGCTTCGCTTCCGGGAGCATTTCAAGGTTCTCGGCGAGATGCTGCTGCCGCAGCGTGAGAGGTTCTCCCACGCCGAGGCCGCCGATGGCAAAGCCGAAAAAAGGGAGTTCGGTGAGTCTTTCAGTACATTCTCTCCTGAGATCCGAAAATGTGCCCCCCTGTGTTATGGCGAAGAGTTTCTGTCCGGTCTCATAACGATTTGAGGCGTTCAGGCCTTTTTCCGCCCATGAGCAGGTCGTCTCCACCGCGCGTGCGATATCTGCGCGGTGGGAAGGGTATTTCATACACCTGTCCAGGGACATCACAATATCGCTTCCTATATCAAACTGGAATGAAACGGCTTCTTCGGGGGTCAGGAAATGTTTGCTGCCGTCGAACTTTGAGCGGAATTCCACGCCATTTTTCCTTATTTTGAAAAGCGAGGAGAGTGAGAATATCTGAAAGCCGCCGGAATCGGTGAGGATGGAATTGTTCCAGTTCATGAATTTGTGCAGGCCGCCGGAATTTTTCAGTATTTCGAGTCCGGGTTTCAGATAGAGATAATAAGCGTTTGAAAGGATGACGGGGCAGTTGAGCATGTCATGCGGCACGCCTTTTATGCTCGCCTGAGTGCCCACGGGCATGAACACCGGCGTTTCGATCACACCGTGCGGCGTGATGAGCTTTCCAGCCCTCGCTTGCCCGCATTTTGCCGTTATTTCAAAATCTTTCATGGCGTTCAGTATAACATAGAAAAGCGTCTCAAGGAAGAAGCGACGGACAATTGACAAAAAAACATTTAATTGCGAATATAAGTGCTTTGACGGACAGGTGGGAGAGCGGTTAAATCCAACAGACTGTAAATCTGTCGTCCATCGGGCTACGGTGGTTCGAATCCACCCCTGTCCAAAATATAGACCCGGAGCTAGCCAAGCCCTCCATGTCTAAAAATTTTGCGGGAGTTGCATAGTGGTAGTGCTCCAGCCTTCCAAGCTGGAAGTGTGGGTTCGATTCCCATCTCCCGCTTTTTTAAAAGGGAATCGAAACTGAAAGCCCGCCGCAGGCGGACTGAAAGTTCCTGTCGCCTGGGTAGCTCAGTTGGTAGAGCACTTCCTTGGTAAGGACGAGGTCACGGGTTCAATTCCCGTCCCAGGCTTAATATTTTTTGAATAAGTTGAAGAGAAAAAAAGAGGTAAAATGGCTGTAGATCTAATGACGATAGCTTTGCGCTGTTCCGAATGCAAAATGAAGAATTATTTTTTCAGGAAGAACAAGAAAAAGAAAGGCGCCGAAAAGCTTGAGTTAAAAAAATATTGCTCAACCTGCAAAAAGCACACAGTGCACAAGCAGGCGAAAGTTTAGGCCCGTAGCACAACTGGCTAGTGCGCCGGTCTCCAAAACCGGAGGTTGAAGGTTCAAGTCCTTCCGGGCCTGAAAAAAATCCCGTTAACAGCAGGACCGGAGTTCTTGGAGGCGCTTAGTCATCAGCGTCCTCGCGGCCTCTTCGGCATTGAGCGTTTTCGCTATTTTCAATTTTGTATCAGTCTGTTTATTGATAAAATCTTCCAGCCAGATGATGCCGCCGATTTCAACGGGCGCGTCTTCCATTTTTGACAGCATGTGCCTGTAAAATTCCAGCTGGATGGAATATTTCTCAAGTTTGCCGGAATTCATCTTCCGGCCCGTTTTGATGTCCCAAATAACATAGCGGTCGGATTGTTTTTCGATTATGTCTATTGTGCCGGCTACAAGAAGTTCTTCGTCGTGCACGATCGTTTCCGACATGAGCTCTCCTTTAAAATTTAACGCGGAGAACTGATTGACGGCGGCCAGCATGCTTTCATCTTCCGGCTTTTTGCGGTGCTTGATATAATTTTCTATGGAAGAATGTACCTCGCAGCCGGTCTGCGTTATTTTATCCCAGAAAGTCAGCACCTCGTCTTTGGTCCAGCCGTAATATCTGCTGTTGCGGTATCGTCTAACTCGGTCAGCTATTGTTTCGGCGTCAAACGGCTCAAAATTCTGTGAGATCAGCTGTGTGACGCTTATATAGTCATTGCCGTTCTCGTCGCGATAACTGTGATCTTCCTCGGTAAAAGTTATTTTTGCCATTTTTCCCCCAATACGAAGTTTTATTATAGCAAATCCCGTCAAAACAGGCTCAAGTAAGTATCGAAGCCAACCCCTGTTCCCGTTTTTATTGACAGCGTCAAAGCAAGTTTGTATAAATTTCCCATAGGCCCGGACGCGTCAGGCGGCTGCCGGGCTTGTCCGGGAATGAACGCGCCGTCTGTGGAAAACAATTATGCAATTTAAAGGATAAAAACAGAATGTCAAAAATACAAAAACTCATCAGATACGCGCTGCCGGCGCTTGTGTTTGCGAG
The nucleotide sequence above comes from Candidatus Omnitrophota bacterium. Encoded proteins:
- the yajC gene encoding preprotein translocase subunit YajC, whose product is MFFETLLYAGTTAKQPGLQDFMPLIFIFVIFYFLLIRPQQKQAKEHLKMLGALKKGNKIVTSGGIIGIIESIEEKEIVISTGSNTNMRLTKNSVSSIYPAAGIKK
- the tgt gene encoding tRNA guanosine(34) transglycosylase Tgt; this translates as MKDFEITAKCGQARAGKLITPHGVIETPVFMPVGTQASIKGVPHDMLNCPVILSNAYYLYLKPGLEILKNSGGLHKFMNWNNSILTDSGGFQIFSLSSLFKIRKNGVEFRSKFDGSKHFLTPEEAVSFQFDIGSDIVMSLDRCMKYPSHRADIARAVETTCSWAEKGLNASNRYETGQKLFAITQGGTFSDLRRECTERLTELPFFGFAIGGLGVGEPLTLRQQHLAENLEMLPEAKPRYVMGMGPAPEIWDTVEMGADMMDCVLPTRNGRNAQAFTFSGKMNLRNSAFKNDPRPIDPECACHACSRYSRSYIHHLFNVREMLAQTLTSLHNISFMIDLMRLIRESIKKGTFPEEKKKFMKNWKGEN
- the rpmG gene encoding 50S ribosomal protein L33, producing the protein MAVDLMTIALRCSECKMKNYFFRKNKKKKGAEKLELKKYCSTCKKHTVHKQAKV
- a CDS encoding PD-(D/E)XK nuclease family protein; amino-acid sequence: MAKITFTEEDHSYRDENGNDYISVTQLISQNFEPFDAETIADRVRRYRNSRYYGWTKDEVLTFWDKITQTGCEVHSSIENYIKHRKKPEDESMLAAVNQFSALNFKGELMSETIVHDEELLVAGTIDIIEKQSDRYVIWDIKTGRKMNSGKLEKYSIQLEFYRHMLSKMEDAPVEIGGIIWLEDFINKQTDTKLKIAKTLNAEEAARTLMTKRLQELRSCC